The Malus domestica chromosome 10, GDT2T_hap1 genome contains a region encoding:
- the LOC139188733 gene encoding receptor-like protein 3: MDQQSLFASFDIASSSLNWSSNDCCRWEGITCDMAGRVTHLLLPSKRLKGVISPSLGNLTHLSYLNLSHNILSGHLEAGFFLSLGRLQILDLSYNLLSGELPLSPPPSSIRIVDLSSNLFNGTTPSSFLQRAWNLSNLNVSNNLIKGQIPSFNCSYSPFVISLDFSHTDFSGIIPLGLGNCSKLELFRAGFNSLLGTLPCDIHNARALEEISLPSNKLSGAIGENIANLTNLAILDLNSNQLSGTLPLHIGKLSRLKLIILHFNNLESFLPPSLMNCSSLTELNLGFNQLEGDLSVLNFSKLTQLIKLDLVSNHFTGPLPISVYSCKSLIALRLCSNDLEGQLQHEILSLKSLSFLSLAYNRLTNVTGAMKILKDCKSLRVLFFTNSFLGEEMPDGDLMVDSSGFQNLCIISLARCQLTGKVPVWLSKLKKMERLNLSFNRLTGPIPGWLGTLPSLYLINLESNFISGEFPKELCRLKALRSEKAATQTGHCDLELPVYYNFNGAIMLQYKNLSNMKARISLRNNSLSGNIPRNIGQLQLLQELDISFNKFSGNIPHQISNLRNLELLDLSRNNLSGEIPASLSILNFLSSFSVAYNNLQGQIPLGTQLQGFNATAFEGNLGLCGSPLPNECPKKSRGDSDTTKDREDVHDSGNGIPWLQISVSLGFIVGFWGVCGPLALSRSWRYAYFEFFSNVVDRFVR; encoded by the coding sequence ATGGACCAACAGTCTCTTTTTGCTTCATTTGACATCGCTTCTTCTAGTTTAAACTGGTCTTCCAACGATTGTTGTCGATGGGAGGGCATCACTTGTGATATGGCTGGTAGGGTCACCCATCTGTTGTTGCCCTCCAAACGCCTCAAAGGAGTCATTTCTCCATCTCTTGGAAATCTCACGCATCTCTCCTACCTCAATCTCTCCCATAATATACTTTCTGGTCACCTGGAAGCTGGATTCTTTCTGTCCTTGGGTCGCCTTCAGATCCTTGATTTGAGCTACAACCTTCTCTCTGGAGAACTACCGCTATCTCCACCGCCAAGTTCTATCCGAATAGTGGATTTGTCCAGCAATCTATTCAACGGAACAACTCCATCATCTTTCCTCCAGCGTGCATGGAATTTGAGCAACTTAAACGTCAGCAACAATCTCATTAAGGGCCAAATACCATCTTTCAACTGTTCTTATTCTCCTTTTGTTATAAGCTTGGATTTCTCCCACACTGATTTCAGTGGCATAATTCCCCTTGGACTTGGTAACTGTTCAAAATTGGAGCTCTTTCGTGCAGGTTTCAATAGCCTTTTGGGGACACTTCCATGTGATATTCACAACGCTCGAGCACTTGAAGAAATTTCGTTGCCTTCCAATAAGCTTTCCGGGGCCATTGGTGAGAACATTGCCAATCTTACCAACCTCGCAATCTTGGATCTCAACTCTAATCAGCTGAGCGGCACACTTCCTCTTCATATTGGGAAGCTCTCCAGATTGAAGCTCATAATCCTCCATTTCAACAATCTAGAGAGTTTTCTGCCTCCGTCTCTGATGAATTGCTCAAGCCTTACAGAACTGAATCTAGGATTCAACCAATTGGAAGGAGATCTCTCCGTGCTTAATTTCTCCAAACTTACTCAACTTATTAAACTTGACCTAGTGAGTAATCACTTCACCGGTCCCTTGCCAATAAGCGTTTACTCATGCAAGTCCTTGATAGCACTCCGACTGTGCTCAAATGATCTAGAGGGACAATTACAGCATGAAATTCTTTCTTTAAAATCCTTGTCATTCCTTTCGCTTGCTTATAACAGATTGACCAATGTCACAGGGGCAATGAAGATATTGAAGGATTGCAAAAGTTTAAGGGTACTCTTTTTTACAAATAGTTTTCTGGGTGAAGAAATGCCAGATGGTGATCTCATGGTTGATTCATctgggttccaaaatctctgcATTATCAGTTTGGCAAGGTGCCAATTGACAGGAAAAGTACCTGTATGGCTGTCGAAGCTCAAGAAAATGGAACGGTTGAATCTGTCTTTTAACAGACTCACGGGACCAATACCTGGTTGGTTGGGGACTCTTCCAAGTCTTTACCTTATAAACTTGGAAAGTAACTTCATTTCAGGTGAATTTCCAAAGGAGCTTTGCAGACTAAAAGCACTCAGATCGGAAAAGGCTGCAACTCAAACAGGTCACTGCGATTTAGAGTTGCCTGTCTACTACAACTTTAATGGGGCAATTATGTTACAGTACAAGAATTTGTCCAACATGAAGGCAAGAATCAGCCTCAGGAACAACAGTCTAAGTGGCAATATACCCCGCAATATTGGGCAATtgcaacttctccaagaacTGGATATTAGTTTTAACAAATTCTCTGGCAACATTCCACACCAAATCTCGAACCTCCGAAACTTGGAGTTATTAGACCTCTCAAGGAACAATCTTTCTGGTGAAATCCCAGCTTCACTATCAATTCTTAATTTCTTGTCTTCATTTAGTGTTGCCTACAATAACCTCCAAGGCCAAATACCATTAGGCACTCAGCTCCAAGGCTTCAATGCTACTGCCTTTGAGGGTAACCTGGGACTTTGCGGTTCCCCTCTTCCAAATGAGTGCCCGAAGAAGAGTCGAGGTGATAGTGATACGACGAAGGACCGGGAAGATGTACATGACTCTGGGAATGGAattccatggcttcaaatttcaGTGTCTCTTGGTTTCATTGTAGGGTTTTGGGGAGTTTGTGGCCCTTTAGCTTTGAGTAGGTCATGGCGTtatgcatattttgaatttttctccaATGTTGTAGATCGCTTTGTGCGATAA
- the LOC103408306 gene encoding receptor-like protein 3 translates to MAVQPNHLTKSYVLPLFILIITSGISTTHAACSKMDQQSLFSSFDIASSSLNWSSNDCCRWDGITCDMAGRVTHLLLPSKRLKGVISPSLGNLTHLSHLNLSHNVLSGHLEAGFFLSFGRLQILDLSYNLLSGKLPLSPPPSCIRIVDLSSNQFNGTTPSSFLQRAWNLSNLNVSNNLLEGQIPSFNCSYSPFVRSLDFSHNDFSGIIPLGLGNCSKLELFRAGFNNLLGTLPGDIHKARALEEISLPSNKLSGAIGENIANLTNLAILDLNFNQLSGALPLHIGKLSRLKLIILHLNNLESFLPPSLMNCSSLTELNLGFNQLEGDLSVLNFSKLSQLIKLDLIHNHFTGPLPISVYSCKSLIALRLSLNDLEGQLQHEILSLKSLSFLSLSNNRLTNVTGAIKILKDCKSLRILLLTNNFLGEEMPDGDLMVDSSGFQNISIIALSRCQLTGKVPVWLSKLEKLKALDLSFNRLTGPIPGWLGTLPSLSYIKLDGNFISGEFPKELCRLQALRSEKAATQTGHDDLELPLYYQNFNGPVVTLQVKYLSNIWTAISLSNNSLSGNIPHDIGQLQLLQRLDISFNNLSGNIPHQISNLRNLETLNLSRNHLSGEIPASLSGLNFLSTFSVAYNNLHGQIPLGTQLQSFDATAFEGNPGLCGSPLPNQCQKKSPGDSDTTKDQEDVHDSGNGIPWLQISVSLGFIVGFWGVCGPLALSRSWRYAYFKIFSNVVDRFVR, encoded by the coding sequence ATGGCGGTGCAGCCTAATCATCTAACTAAATCATATGTCCTCCCACTTTTCATCTTGATTATCACAAGCGGTATTTCTACAACCCATGCTGCTTGCAGCAAAATGGACCAACAgtctcttttttcttcatttgatATCGCTTCTTCTAGTTTAAACTGGTCTTCCAACGATTGTTGTCGATGGGACGGCATCACTTGTGATATGGCTGGTAGGGTCACCCATCTGTTGTTGCCCTCCAAACGCCTCAAAGGAGTCATTTCTCCATCTCTTGGAAATCTCACGCATCTCTCCCACCTCAATCTCTCCCATAATGTACTTTCTGGTCACCTGGAAGCTGGATTCTTTCTGTCCTTTGGTCGCCTTCAGATCCTTGATTTGAGCTACAACCTTCTCTCTGGAAAACTACCGCTATCTCCACCGCCAAGTTGTATCCGAATAGTGGATTTGTCCAGCAATCAATTCAACGGAACAACTCCATCATCGTTCCTCCAGCGTGCATGGAATTTGAGCAACTTAAATGTCAGCAACAATCTCCTTGAGGGCCAAATACCATCTTTCAACTGTTCTTATTCTCCTTTTGTTAGAAGCTTGGATTTTTCCCACAATGATTTCAGTGGCATAATTCCCCTTGGACTTGGTAACTGTTCAAAATTGGAGCTCTTTCGTGCAGGCTTCAATAACCTTTTGGGGACACTTCCAGGTGATATTCACAAGGCTCGAGCACTTGAAGAAATTTCGTTGCCTTCCAATAAGCTTTCCGGGGCCATTGGTGAGAACATTGCCAATCTTACCAACCTCGCAATCCTGGATCTCAACTTTAATCAGCTGAGCGGTGCACTTCCTCTTCATATTGGGAAGCTCTCCAGATTGAAGCTCATAATCCTCCATTTGAACAATCTAGAGAGTTTTCTGCCTCCGTCTCTGATGAATTGCTCAAGCCTTACAGAACTGAATCTAGGATTCAACCAATTGGAAGGAGATCTCTCTGTGCTTAATTTCTCCAAACTTAGTCAACTTATTAAGCTTGACCTAATCCATAATCACTTCACCGGTCCCTTGCCAATAAGCGTTTACTCATGCAAGTCTTTGATAGCACTTCGACTGAGCTTAAATGATCTAGAGGGACAATTACAACATGAAATTCTTTCTTTAAAATCCTTGTCTTTCCTTTCGCTTTCTAATAACAGATTGACCAATGTCACAGGGGCAATAAAGATATTGAAGGATTGCAAAAGTTTAAGGATACTCCTTTTGACAAATAATTTTCTAGGAGAAGAAATGCCAGATGGTGATCTCATGGTTGATTCATCTGGGTTCCAAAATATCTCCATTATCGCTTTGTCAAGGTGCCAATTGACAGGAAAAGTTCCTGTATGGCTGTCGAAGCTCGAGAAATTGAAAGCGTTGGATCTGTCTTTTAACAGACTCACGGGACCAATACCTGGTTGGTTGGGGACTCTTCCAAGTCTATCCTATATAAAGTTGGATGGTAACTTCATTTCAGGTGAATTTCCAAAGGAGCTTTGCAGACTACAAGCTCTCAGGTCGGAAAAGGCTGCAACTCAAACAGGTCACGACGATTTAGAGCTGCCCCTCTACTACCAAAACTTTAATGGGCCTGTAGTTACGTTACAGGTCAAGTATTTGTCCAACATATGGACAGCAATCAGCCTCAGCAACAACAGTCTAAGTGGCAATATACCCCACGATATTGGGCAATTGCAACTTCTCCAGCGACTGGATATTAGTTTTAACAATTTGTCTGGCAACATTCCACACCAAATCTCGAACCTCCGAAACTTGGAGACATTAAACCTCTCAAGAAACCATCTTTCAGGTGAAATCCCAGCATCACTATCAGGTCTTAATTTCTTGTCTACGTTTAGTGTTGCCTACAATAACCTCCATGGCCAAATACCATTAGGCACTCAGCTCCAAAGCTTCGATGCTACTGCCTTTGAGGGTAACCCGGGACTTTGCGGTTCCCCGCTTCCAAATCAGTGCCAGAAGAAGAGTCCAGGTGATAGTGATACGACTAAGGACCAGGAAGATGTACATGACTCTGGGAATGGAattccatggcttcaaatttcaGTGTCTCTTGGTTTCATTGTAGGGTTTTGGGGAGTTTGTGGCCCTTTAGCTTTGAGCAGGTCATGGCGATATgcatatttcaaaattttctccaaTGTTGTAGATCGCTTTGTGCGTTAA
- the LOC139188435 gene encoding RNA pseudouridine synthase 6, chloroplastic-like has protein sequence MGPVSFSSMLANGCRSFSAPAALVRTLALTHVALSEHSNSYRHVKVAWFSRSSNKRKSARQSLKQDVSQPTAVSYANGYPEYTRLLPCPSDNGPPRIEHLVVSEGGPVLEYICKVLDLPLQFVADLIHFGAVYYALVCPRPPPTATPEQMRVFKEVTAPSVLKDRTSIKGKTVREAQKTFRITHPDQFIETGTYLRVHVHPKRFPRCYEIDWKSRIVAVTDEFVVLDKPAGTTVGGTTDNIEESCATFATRALGLTTPLMTTHQIDNCTEGCVVLARTKEYCSVFHGKIREKKVKKHYLALATAPVPIGTITHYMRPINMAPRLISDDFMERWSLCQLEVMECKEVPWPSSVVEQKYCVEDCGWPSKEYAYECKINLLTGRTHQVRAQLAALGAPIVGDSMYMPAAVAEMARPGRNPFGKYKKHYTHVSDKELAIEEWSAQHGKEPGVAIGLQACQISWDDGKYTFEAGAPWWRCQ, from the exons ATGGGGCCGGTGAGCTTCTCCTCAATGTTGGCCAACGGCTGCCGGAGTTTCAGTGCGCCGGCGGCCCTTGTGCGCACGTTAGCACTCACCCACGTTGCTCTCAGTGAACACTCCAACAGCTACAGGCACGTTAAGGTGGCATGGTTTTCTCGGAGTTCGAATAAACGAAAATCTGCACGTCAGTCCCTTAAACAAGACGTTTCGCAGCCAACTGCCGTTTCTTATGCAAATGG CTACCCTGAATATACTCGGTTGCTTCCATGTCCCTCAGACAATGGACCGCCAAGAATCGAGCACTTGGTTGTTTCAGAAGGGGGGCCTGTACTAGAATATATCTGCAAAGTTCTGGATCTTCCTCTTCA GTTTGTTGCAGATCTCATCCATTTCGGAGCTGTATATTATGCCCTTGTCTGTCCACGACCTCCTCCAACTGCAACCCCAGAGCAGATGAGGGTATTTAAAGAAGTTACAGCACCATCAGTACTAAAAGATAGAACTTCCATCAAAGGAAAAACTGTAAGAGAAGCACAGAAGACTTTCCGCATAACACATCCAGACCAATTTATTGAAACTGGAACCTACTTACGTGTTCATGTACACCCAAAGCGTTTTCCTAG GTGCTATGAAATTGACTGGAAATCAAGAATTGTAGCTGTAACTGATGAATTCGTGGTTTTGGACAAACCTGCTGGTACAACA GTAGGAGGAACTACAGACAACATCGAAGAAAGTTGTGCAACCTTTGCCACTCGTGCCTTGGGACTAACAACGCCCCTGATGACTACACATCAGATTGATAATTGTACAGAAGGATG TGTTGTCTTAGCTAGAACCAAGGAGTATTGCTCAGTTTTTCACGGAAAAATCAGG GAGAAAAAGGTGAAGAAGCATTATCTTGCTCTTGCCACTGCCCCTGTGCCAATTGGAACAATTACTCACTACATGCGTCCAATTAACATGGCTCCAAGACTCATTTCAGATG ATTTCATGGAACGGTGGAGTTTGTGTCAACTTGAAGTCATGGAATGCAAGGAGGTTCCCTGGCCAAGTTCTGTTGTTGAACAGAAATATTGTGTTGAAGACTGTGGGTGGCCTTCAAAAGAATATGCATACGAGTGTAAAATCAACCTTCTGACTGGGCGGACTCATCAG GTTCGAGCACAACTGGCTGCGCTTGGTGCACCAATAGTTGGCGATTCCATGTACATGCCAGCTGCAGTTGCAGAAATGGCAAGGCCTGGGCGGAACCCGTTTGGCAAATATAAGAAGCATTATACTCATGTAAGTGATAAAGAATTAGCGATTGAAGAGTGGAGTGCACAGCATGGAAAGGAACCTGGTGTTGCTATTGGTCTTCAAGCATGTCAGATATCATGGGATGATGGGAAGTACACTTTTGAGGCTGGAGCTCCTTGGTGGAGGTGCCAATAA